Within Vicia villosa cultivar HV-30 ecotype Madison, WI linkage group LG1, Vvil1.0, whole genome shotgun sequence, the genomic segment TGGAATCTTCAATCAGTTGTTCCAGGACAAAGGGATCAGGACTGGGTGTGTTGTTGTTGGCCATGACGATGGTGGAAGgttatgctttgatctttgttaaagaagggggagcaaggttcccacagacggcgccactgatcgtacctgatcagaagaatcgtcaaggcgtaatgtctggcttgaagagcaagatggggggggggggtacctgcaaggttctccgatgcttaagtcagtagctatcagagaatgaggtttagagttgagaatagaatacctgaccctctagtgaaagagggtatttatagcccccagcgctgggccaaggttccctaattgggccaaatccaactggaggcccacgtgctagggaactgccagaacgtcccatgctagggctgagtcagcaggagactcacgttctggatgcacatagcgtagggttcggagatggttgaccgaatccttcgctgagaCGTGACGCGCGGTCTTCAtgcgtggataactccttgacggttatcTAGTAAATGGGCCCAAaggtttgggcctgctcggccagggTCCTCGCGACGGGCAGCCCCTATCTGTTGTCCAGTAATTGGGCCCAAGGGaagtgggcctgctcggctggtcATCAAGgggtgggcctgctcggcccagaccagaacagGTAAAAATCATTTGACCAATATTTTAATATGGTTTAGTCTGGTTCGGGGTCAGTTCTGACATGATTGTGTGTTCATTCACAAAATAACAAGTAGTACTAAAAAAAAATTGGACATTATAGAATAATCTAAGATAATTTTTTTACTCTATTGTGTTTAATGTAGAAATATTTGACAATTTTTTtactatattaatatttttaaattaaaaatgatcttttgatattttttaaatgatttgtATTTGAGATAAAATGTTGAACTGTGTAATTTATATTTGTATAATTAATTTCTACCTCAAATACAATGCAAAAAAAATTGTCATATTCAATCTCTTATTTTGTAAAGAATCAAATGCACCTTGAATACAACTTTAAATAACTTGCTGCACGAATTTCTTGTTTTAGTTAGAcacattttattaaaatgatcTCTAAGAAATTCAACACTCTTGAATGTAAACGCTCAAATTGAAATGCACCACACAAATTTCTTTCTTCAAATATTGGTGATCTTGTTTTAGAAAAATATGatatctaaaattaaaatattaatactaTTTGAAAGAAAAAGTTATGGACTGTAATAGAAAAAATGTAATACTATAAGGCAAATTAAAACacttatattcttgttagcactATTATTAAGTGTACAAATTTGACTATTGAATTCAATAATACATATATACCTAATCTAGCTGGGTATGAAACAAAAAAAGCCCATTaattaaatggaaaatgctaattgttaagaaaacataaaaacaagaaagGCAAGTGTCACAATTTAAAACTACACATCACTCTCTCACTCAAAGTAAGAAAAACTCTAGATCTGAAATATTGAAATAATACAAATCCGCATCTCTAATACCCATTATTCCATTATTCCTCATAAACTCAATTTTCACCACTTATCTTCAGATTTCGCGAATCTCATGAAACCCGACCCGATTCAATTTCACTGAATTCCGATCAATTCCTCCAGATCCGTCGTCTTCCTCcgattagggttagggttcacCACCAAAAATGGCGGTCTCCGATGGCGTCGTCAAGAAAGTCATCCTCTCCTACACCTACGTAGCGATATGGATCTTCCTCAGCTTCACCGTTATCGTCTACAACAAGTACATCTTGGATAAGAAGATGTACAATTGGTCTTACCCGATCTCGTTAACCATGATTCACATGGCGTTCTGTTCTTCACTCGCGTATCTTCTCGTTCGCGTGTTTAAGCTGGTGGAACCGGTTTCGATGTCGCGCGATCTGTATCTGAAATCGGTTGTTCCGATCGGTGCGCTTTACTCGCTTTCGCTTTGGTTTTCGAATTCCGCTTATATTTATCTCTCTGTTTCGTTTATTCAGATGCTGAAAGCGCTTATGCCTGTTGCTGTTTATTCGATTGGGGTTTTGTTTAAGAAAGAGGGGTTTAAGAATGAGACTATGGCGAATATGATTTCGATTTCGCTCGGTGTTGCGGTTGCGGCGTATGGTGAGGCGAAATTTGATacttggggtgttacacttcagCTTATGGCTGTTGCGTTTGAGGCGACGCGGTTGGTTTTGATTCAGATTTTGCTTAATTCGAAGGGGATTTCGTTGAATCCGATTACGTCGCTGTATTACATTGCTCCTTGTTGTTTGGTGTTTTTGTCTGTTCCTTGGTTGATTGTTGAGTATCCTTCTCTGAGGGATAACTCGAGTTTTCATTTGGATTTTGCTGTTTTCGGGACGAATTCGCTGTGTGCTTTTGCTTTGAATCTTGCTGTGTTTTTGCTGGTGGGGAAGACTTCTGCTTTGACTATGAATGTTGCTGGGGTTGTTAAGGATTGGCTGTTGATTGCGTTTTCTTGGTCTGTGATTAAGGATACGGTTACGCcgattaatttgattggttatggGTTGGCGTTTTTGGGGGTTGCGTATTATAATCATTCCAAGTTGCAGGCACTTAAGGCTTCGGAGACGCAGAAGAAGGCTCAGCAGAATGATGAAGAGGCTGGGAGGCTGTTGGAGCAGAGAGACGGAGAAGGGACTGGAAGGAAGATCGACAGCCAGAACTGATTCGACTTGTCTATCTCATTTTTGGATGCGAAATTTGTTACTTTCGGGTATATGTGGTGGTGTGATGTACTACTATTAGGTAATTATTTCAATATTACTAggattatcattatcattattatgtTATTTTACTTCTGTCCCTTTCAATTCAGCTTATTTCATTCATATTTTAGTTGTGTATCGGGTCTGAGATTGGCGTCTGTGTCTTATATATGCTCATTCAGTGTTTCGTATTAATGATCAGTTAATGAATTTAGTTACCTTGATGCTCTGAAAAGTGTGTTATTGAATTGCAAATTTTCTTTGTTAAGCTTAACATACTTAGTTTGCGTTTATTCTTCTTGCCATTGTTGCATTTGTTCTCTATTGCTATGGATAtgaattgttttcaaatctttcacTCTACTGATTTCATTTAGTACCATTGACTATTGATGTAGTTACCTAATATTCTATAAACTTCGATTCAAGTTTTAGTATATTAAACACcttttcattcaagagatagGTCAAAATTGTGCCTCTTTAGTGACTTAATCAAGAGATTTCATAGAGAAAAACTAAGCTCTTTTTAGTGTAAAACTGCTGAAATGCTCTCTGCTCATATTCTTAGATATAATTAATAAAAGTAGATGAAATACTCTGTTGATCTGCTGTGGTTTGTTCCTTCAAAATTAATGGATAGTTGTGAACTTCATAATGTTAAGCTATTTTTCTTCTGATTGCCAAGTTGTAATTGCAATTCATGTGACATCATTCACCTCAACTCATTGGTTGGTTGTGATGGCAGCtacttcattgtttttatctcatGTCACTTTTCTGCTAGTGGTTGCAACCAGTAAGCATAAGATGTTCTGTAGTTTGCTACCCTCTTTAATTGAATGAAGTGAAGTGAATTTCACTATTTTTCAAAGTATGTACTAATCATCTAAGCGTAAgtgatcttggatcaagcttacaagtaatttaaataaaattagaattGTTTGGAAAACGACACCCGTTTTAGATACGTCAcacaataaataaaaaactagaaAACAAAGTAGATTATTCTTTCTAAAGCTAGCCTCTTTTTTTATAGttcctgaaaattggaaaatctTTCCCctgttaaaaacattttttgtatataataattcataaatctttttttttcaataataagtACAATGGGATCTTCATATATGTAGCACGAAAATTTTATGTTCATAATTCAAAAACAGTTGTATTGGACATTCAAATTGATTATAGTGAAATATTAGTTGTACCCAAGGCTTGCCTAAGACCCAAGCTTTAAAATCAAGGGTTTTAGgctttcaaaaatatatattttacgaTATACAAGGCTtaacaaaataaaagatattattttttatgtattagaatgcttaaaaaataaaaaaatttcaataccATGATTAAAAAACCCCGTAAGAATAAAAAATAcactaaatataaatattttagagttaaaaggtagtgcactgacagtgtaaaataattttacactgtcatccaatagaaagtcATAAATGTTccatgtcattaatttttttttaaataaaaaattggtttaattagatacatgagtggtgattggttgacggTGACacgtgcatcaccccttttctcaatATTTTatacttaaaaattttaaaaggaaattttaaataaaatttcaataaaatattatttttaatattaaaaagatctctattttatttattaattctttaGACTATGCGCAAATTAAACTATGTGTCTCTAATTGTTGTCTGATACTCTGATTAGCACTTAATATGTCGCAAAACTTTCCTAAATAAAATTCATgcaaattttcataaaataagatgaTGTTATGTTATTAAATATTTTGGTCTCTAATCATAAGATGCTGTGAATAGTATATATATTGTTAAGAGAATACATTAGGAATGATATAATAGGTAATTATGGGTACGAGTAATAATATTCCGCTATCACAgcgatatttataaaaattagttgatattattatttaaatattttttttaaaaatttataatttattaaaatttatttattctctttttaaaatataaaatttgaaatttaatacaaaataataataataataataaaaataaatcaaattcaatttattccttcttttaataataataataataataataataataataataataataataataataataataataataataataataataataataataataataataagggtcatgctaacatgtgccataAGAGCACATGTTAAAGACACTAtaattaaaaaagttaaataattaaatataataaagtcaaatttaaaatttaaatgcacttgttctaataaaatatttttataaataatttaatgattTGTACTTGAGGCTCATGTTAGctttttcataataataataataataataataataataataataataataataataataataataataataataatagtttgggataatagtaattcacccctgtaatgttagcgaattttgctttttccccctccctaccttttggcaacggttttttcaaaaaaaccgttgccaaaacctgcctttggcaacggtagggggtaaaccaaaacacgctcGTATTACAGGGgctaaactactattaaccctaataGTTTTAAATTCAACTAATTAAGTAATGTGCCAATGTCCCATACTAGTTTTATTGACACTCTAATTAGTAAGTAAATGCCACAAAATGTGTGGACTATATTGGGGCAATGCCTACGGCTTCAAACAATAGTAGTATATTTGTTGTGAAGTATAAATACAAGGGGAAACAAACATGTTCAATAAGTCAATAGAATATGAATGCatccaaattaaagaaaattcTTATCTATTACCTATcataaaaaattagataaaacTACTTACAATCTAAATTATCTTGAAAATTTctcaaaattatataatttaataaaattaaataagataaaattatataatattaaataattgattagaaATACACTACATAACTTTTAGAGATGCGTAGAAAAGTTCTCTTCAAAAATAATTCATGTACTCTACTCCACCACATACCTCAAGGTTATATTAACTTCATTAACTCTTACATTTTCGTGTTAGGACCTATCAAAGAtgatttgtacatattttgatgTTTATAAATTTGGATGATACAATTAGATTGTTATTGTTTCGGTCTTGCAACGAATTCAATGTGTCTTAGATCAACATGATATTTCATTAATTCGTGAATATGTTTTAACTCATCTTTATTTTATTGTCATATGAATGGACCACATTGAATTCATtgtcttataaatatttttaatacgaaaatttactattgattcggatatttttctaaatgatacttaaatataaatattatttgtagacgaaaaaaatttattattaatttaaatatttttatttacgaaagatgatatttatgatccaaaaatgatatacgaaaaaatttattatttatttataaatatatatatatatatatatatatatatatatattatttatttaaatttttttcttttttatatacgaaaaatatttaaaataaatataatatgtaaACAAATACGCGTACTAAATCAGAATCCGTGCATATGCACGGGTATGTTGCTACTTGTATTAAGAAAATTTATAGTTGTGAAGCTCACATATTACTAGGAGTGTGCATGgctggttattttcaaaaaccaaaccataaccacttaaatggtttggatttataatcataaccacattttaatcaaaattggtTATAAAACCGGTTATGATTATATAGccggttttaaaaaaaatccagttttaaaaattatttttttcgaaacattttttttcaaaaaaaaatttattttgtaaattaaaatatttaaatttggataataaccagattataaccgaattcaaaataatttaaccggttaataaccatttaattatatctgaATTATATGAATAGATAActaaaccattaataactaaaccggttaatagccattcaattatatccggatatttaagAATAGTTTAAATTTGGTTATGAATTTAGACATCACAACCGAATATTTTACACACCCCTAGATATTACGTAACCGATAATTCAACTCTATCCGATAACAATTTTGCTATAAACTGAAAACAATAACAACACATTTAACGCTGAACTTTTATGCGACTTATATTTCCTCTCTCTTTCATAGCTCAAGACTAAATACgtcttataatatttatattttgaggTGTGCTATTTATACACCACTTTTTTACACTGTTTATGCAACTTATATTTCCTCTCTCTTTCATAGCTCAAGACTAAATACGTCTTATAATATTTCTCTTATAGAGGTGTGCTATTTATACACCACTTTTTTTACACTGTATTTTACACCCATCATGATAACAAAGGAAAATGTATTGGCACATAAATCCAagttgaataaattattaaaaaaagttaaaattgatACATTTACTGATATTTATACGGTGAAGTGTAAGTTATAGTGTACATATAgcttttctcttatattttataCAGTAAATTCTATTTTGTATTTCAACTCTCTAGACTCTTGTCCACCTGAGAGGAATTTTTCTCATGTATTTGTAAGTGTATCTAGGTCGGCCTAATATAATATGaagtctaaaaaaaattaaaaaaaatattttttatttatcataattaaaatattcgaTATATAGAAGATAGTCTAAGATATTTTTGCAACTATTTGTTTTTTGGATTTACTATAAAATTAATGTTAAAGTCGGAAATTAGATAtttgatgtattttttttttattaaagttgaattaaaaataaaaaattaaattctttTTGTATGACTCTTGTATCGTATTATATTGGTTAACTAaagtgttttatttattaatttttttgaagTTATTTATAAGAAAGAGTTACacaagaaaaatgaagttttataaaattaaaattaaaatttatttttgtaataaaatttataattattgataatttgtttatattaaaattatgagttaaatataattttaatttctataaaatattcatattttaatttttatgtaaggtaagaattaaaattatcaaaattaaaaatatatttaatcttaaaattaaTGAATAAGTTAGTTACTgtttaatcatattttaatttttattgtatCTTTAATAATCAACTGAGTTTATGTATTCTAACTATGGTCAAAAAAATGATGTATTCAAACTACTCTTTAATTAATAGAGCAATATTTTTTTCTCATTAACTAAGATCATTACATCAATGCACACAATCAATTTTTTCCCATTCTTGTTCTAAAGAATTAGACTACTCCAAAGTCAAATGAGTATTTAACAAATGAACCAATAAATTACAATCAAAATTCATTTCATGCAATTAGCATGGCAAAGAACCATCTTCAACTCGCATCACCTAAACATTTCCTCACTCCAGCATTTAGAATCACTTCATCACACTATCAAAATCACTCTTTCCCTCACACCTCATAGCATTTATTCATATCccatcttttccttcttcttaCTGCATCATCAACATGTTGAGGTTGGTTGAAAATATGAAGTCTCACATCATTTATTTCTGTGAAGGAAAAGAAAGTTCaaatgatttaaatttttttttataagatgtaccagtcaaaaacattttaagtttgtatttgattttctttgttctctatgctcttgtattagagtgttgtgagatgtagttaaatatattttttaaagggTGTGGGTGTACAAGGTCCTGGGTTAAGTGAGAGTATATATACGTTGTAACAGTTTTTACGTTGTGTTATTCTCTAGTTGTCTATTGACAACCGCCATGGTTTTTTCTTcgattttggagtttccacgttatgttcttgtgttcctcttttttctctatgtttgttattttcccaacaCAACAACAGGTTAGACCATTAAGCATTCTTCCGCCGCAATGATCATGAAATTTTTCCAATGACCATTAAGCATTCTTCCTCTTTCATAATGTCTCTTTAATTTGATGCaatattttggaaaaatttcATGATCATTGACAATGTTTTAGAATCACAATGGTTCATAATTTTCAAATAGTATGTCGTATAAAAAAACTGTGAAAATTACAGTGATTTTAAACTGCCACAATTTAGGAACCCGTGTGTTGTTTAAAAAATAGATCAATTACACCGGTTTCAAATTGCCACAGTTTATGAACCAGTGtgttgtttaaaaaaatagtaaaattacgACGGTTTCAAAATGATCCAAAACAAGTACAAATTTTTTTGTCTTAAAAACCTGGGTTATTAGGGATCTTGTGTGGGGGCTATAAGTTGCTTAACATATTTGTACTATAATTTTGATGCACATAAGTATATTTTTTAGGGTgatgttaatttatatttattattctcaaTTGCTTTTAATTTCAATTCTCACTTCAAAATTTGACTTTTGTTTTAACATTTAGGTACATATGTCGACTATGTAGAGAAACAAATAAATCTGATGTGTATGAATTTTTGGATCCCTTTGATATTATACATGCAAGAATTAAGCTTACAAAAAATCAGTTAAATGATTTGAATAATTTTGTTACCTAGCACCATTTATGCATGCATAAGTATATATGATGttgtgtttttctcttgtttagCATTCAATTTTGTACTCATTACTACTCATTACTAATTGTTCTTGTGTTCATCAAATAATCATTGGCAATTAATATATATCCTAAGGATAATAACATAATTATGTTATGTTCGATAGGTATAGAGATTGACTCAAATATAAAAGATCTAATTAGCGCATAAGTTTATATTTTGCACTCAATACTAAAATGTACACTTTAACTTTGagtatattttattaatgtttaaatttTTATCAACCGTTGAAGCATGCATATcgacaagcaacaaaagatttggaaatatttatccgggaattatcgtgtccatagAGAATGGTGTAGAATGCCATTCAACAATTTATATGGTTTCGaactcgggtttgaatgaacaaaagtataaaaacggaaaagtaaatatcaacataaaagaattcattcttagGAAATATAAGATTTATCAAGCATTGCAtacaatctacttctcacaaacttaaacttatcgaccatttatactcaacctacgttactcgtctatgtcatcacgCATCTCTCACATCAGTGTTCATCTCTGAAGCACCTACGAGACAAtatcacaaccaaggttatctctaacgcaaagttgcAAGAACATTCGTGTTCTTGCGTCGGCGATCTTTCCCGCgtcgctcaaacacgaaagcattaaggatagatacacaagtgattgttagctctaaatctatctctaaagttcagaaactaacagataatcatcctagataagaattcaagaagtttatctctaaaacaACCCAGACCCCAATTACAAAGCAAAAATTCAGGACaacaatcaacatagatttgtaaagcagattaaatataacgccatgggcgacaaatatacatgagttcaaagtaaatacatacatAAAATCCAACTATAAGAGaaaacacaaagaggaagagaaatgaaccgaaaatctcccgattTGTCAGCTTCGTTCGACGATCAATCCACCTCTAATCATCCAAacgcaagctccatagttgttttctaacctaatctaaTCTAAAAATGAGAGTTTgatgagttgggaacaaataccccaaaacataacctgaaaaaaatgtaatttttgccccttttaacgagctgctgtcccAGGCAATCTCGCTAAGCGGTAGCAGaagaaaatcaaattttgttttcgccatatcTTGAGAAAcataactccgaattgcgcccagttcgaagcattggaaagcttatataatgctctatctaaaaatgactaaatggcaaccaaattgatgatttttatcatccttattttgagccttattctttattgaattgataaaatttgcattcttgaagcttagccttttgcctttattactcaatgctccagaTATGTatgaatacctacaaaataaatagaaaactatAAATCGGTTaacaaatgaatcaaaaacacatgtatgctcatatttacacaaaatttgggattttattataaaaacgaAATGAAtaaaatcgataagtgccacaaatatatattcAAGATaacgatattttggcacttatcatcaacatatagaacTATGAAGGGATGCCATTTGTTGCATAATACTAGAAATAAAAAAGTCTAAATTTGTTATCCATAAAGTAAGTGACATTAATTGTGATattcatttatatttataataacatATAATTTTTGTGTGTATTATTTCTCACTATATGAAATTTATTTGTAGATGGAGAAACAACCATTAGGATACGAGTCTAGATATTATGTGATTAAACACATGTTGAACATTGTCTCGGTCGCTATTATTGGTTCATGGAAGCAAATAACATATATTTATAACTAGATATTATTGAGTTTTACCGAATAACAGTTTGTTATTAttctaagtatttttatattttgttcaaCTTATAAGTATTTAACGACCATACATCGTTCAGATAAGAGGATTTATATGACATTTGTTCACGTTGGAAAACTTGTTTTCTCGAGTTTTATGAGTCTGCACACTAATTTATGGTGGTTATTGCCTTGTTGGTTGAACTATTTGATATGTTTGAGTGTTTTTCTAAAACATTAATATGTATAGTGTTTGAGTAACTCTGGAT encodes:
- the LOC131633704 gene encoding probable sugar phosphate/phosphate translocator At5g25400: MAVSDGVVKKVILSYTYVAIWIFLSFTVIVYNKYILDKKMYNWSYPISLTMIHMAFCSSLAYLLVRVFKLVEPVSMSRDLYLKSVVPIGALYSLSLWFSNSAYIYLSVSFIQMLKALMPVAVYSIGVLFKKEGFKNETMANMISISLGVAVAAYGEAKFDTWGVTLQLMAVAFEATRLVLIQILLNSKGISLNPITSLYYIAPCCLVFLSVPWLIVEYPSLRDNSSFHLDFAVFGTNSLCAFALNLAVFLLVGKTSALTMNVAGVVKDWLLIAFSWSVIKDTVTPINLIGYGLAFLGVAYYNHSKLQALKASETQKKAQQNDEEAGRLLEQRDGEGTGRKIDSQN